Proteins from one Ramlibacter sp. PS4R-6 genomic window:
- the mlaD gene encoding outer membrane lipid asymmetry maintenance protein MlaD: MERSKSDVWVGLFVLLGAAAILFLALQSANLLSLSFQPTYRVFAKFDNIGGLKRQAAVKSAGVVVGRVESIELDGKSFQARVAMAVEQRYTFPKDSSVKILTSGLLGEQYIGVEAGADDKNLAAGDTITNTQSAVVLENLIGQFLYNKAAEGGGNTAAPGAAPKK, from the coding sequence ATGGAACGCTCCAAAAGCGATGTGTGGGTCGGCCTCTTCGTGCTGCTGGGCGCGGCCGCGATCCTGTTCCTCGCGCTGCAGTCCGCCAACCTGCTGTCGCTGAGCTTCCAGCCGACCTACCGGGTCTTCGCGAAGTTCGACAACATCGGCGGGCTCAAGCGCCAGGCGGCGGTCAAGAGCGCCGGCGTGGTGGTCGGCCGGGTCGAATCGATCGAGCTCGATGGCAAGAGCTTCCAGGCGCGCGTGGCCATGGCCGTGGAACAACGTTACACATTTCCCAAGGACAGTTCGGTCAAGATCCTGACAAGCGGGCTGTTGGGCGAGCAATACATTGGCGTGGAAGCCGGCGCCGACGACAAGAACCTCGCCGCCGGCGATACGATCACCAACACGCAGTCCGCGGTGGTGCTGGAAAACCTGATCGGCCAGTTCCTCTACAACAAGGCGGCCGAAGGCGGCGGCAATACGGCGGCACCAGGGGCGGCACCGAAAAAATGA
- a CDS encoding ABC transporter ATP-binding protein — MSTTDPTALVECRHLSFGYGERRVLDDLSFTVPRGKVTALMGASGGGKTTVLRLIGGQVKPQGGEVLFDGHDVAKMDAGTLYAVRRRMGMLFQFGALFTDLSVFENVAFPLREHTKLPEDLLRDIVLMKLNAVGLRGARDLMPREVSGGMARRVALARAIALDPELVMYDEPFAGLDPISLGTAAQLIRRLNDTLGITSIVVSHDLEETFLIADQVIILANGKVAAQGTPQEVMASRDPLVDQFVHAREDGPVPFHYPGPTVAQDFDRGLAR, encoded by the coding sequence ATGAGCACCACGGACCCGACGGCCCTCGTCGAATGCCGGCACCTGAGCTTTGGCTACGGGGAGCGCCGCGTCTTGGACGACCTGTCCTTCACCGTGCCCCGCGGCAAGGTGACGGCCCTCATGGGCGCGTCCGGCGGCGGCAAGACCACGGTGCTGCGCCTGATCGGCGGGCAGGTCAAGCCCCAGGGCGGCGAGGTGCTGTTCGACGGGCATGACGTCGCGAAGATGGATGCCGGGACGCTGTACGCCGTGCGCCGGCGCATGGGCATGCTGTTCCAGTTCGGCGCGCTCTTCACCGACCTGTCGGTGTTCGAGAACGTGGCCTTCCCCTTGCGCGAACACACGAAGCTGCCCGAGGACCTGCTGCGCGACATCGTGCTGATGAAGCTCAACGCCGTGGGCTTGCGCGGCGCCCGCGACCTGATGCCGCGCGAGGTCTCCGGCGGCATGGCGCGGCGCGTGGCGCTGGCGCGCGCCATTGCGCTGGATCCGGAACTGGTCATGTACGACGAACCCTTCGCCGGGCTGGACCCGATCTCGCTGGGCACCGCCGCGCAACTGATCCGGCGGCTCAACGACACGCTGGGCATCACCAGCATCGTGGTGTCGCACGACCTGGAGGAAACCTTCCTCATCGCCGACCAGGTGATCATCCTCGCGAACGGCAAGGTGGCCGCGCAGGGCACGCCACAGGAAGTGATGGCATCCAGGGACCCGCTGGTGGACCAGTTCGTGCACGCGCGCGAGGACGGGCCGGTGCCCTTCCACTACCCGGGGCCGACGGTGGCGCAGGACTTCGACCGGGGGCTCGCCCGATGA
- a CDS encoding BolA family protein — protein sequence MTAAELHAIISAGLACDHLEVTGDGRHWEAVVVSPEFEGRRLIQRHQRVYATLGERMRTDEVHALSIKALTPAEWASTSQH from the coding sequence ATGACCGCCGCCGAACTGCACGCCATCATCAGCGCGGGCCTCGCCTGCGACCACCTGGAGGTGACCGGGGACGGCCGCCACTGGGAGGCGGTCGTGGTGTCCCCGGAGTTCGAGGGCCGCCGGCTGATCCAGCGCCACCAGCGGGTCTACGCCACGCTGGGTGAGAGAATGCGGACTGACGAGGTGCACGCGCTCTCGATCAAGGCCCTGACGCCCGCCGAATGGGCGTCCACCAGCCAGCATTGA
- the murA gene encoding UDP-N-acetylglucosamine 1-carboxyvinyltransferase — MDKLLIRGGRELHGEVRISGAKNAALPELCAALLTDEPVVLENVPRLQDVATMAKLIKNMGVAVERDESRVRIDAKDLHFPEAPYELVKTMRASVLALGPLLARFGEATVSLPGGCAIGSRPVDQHIKGLQQMGADIVVEHGYMIAKLPKGRDRLRGASIRTDMITVTGTENFMMAAALAEGETVLENPAQEPEITDLGEMLNAMGAKVKGHGTPRITIEGVARLHGCTHSVVPDRIETGTFLCAVAATGGDVLLRGGRADHLEAVIDKLRDAGATVEAVPEGIRVRSKGRLQAQSFRTTEYPGFPTDMQAQFMALNAIAEGSSKTTETIFENRFMHVNELVRLGARIQVDGKFAIVEGVERLSGATVMATDLRASASLVIAGLVAEGETLVDRIYHLDRGYDQMELKLRGIGADIERIK; from the coding sequence ATGGACAAGTTGTTGATCCGCGGGGGGCGCGAGCTCCACGGCGAAGTCCGGATTTCCGGCGCGAAGAATGCGGCACTGCCGGAGCTGTGCGCCGCCCTGCTCACCGACGAGCCGGTGGTGCTCGAGAACGTCCCGCGCCTGCAGGACGTCGCCACCATGGCCAAGCTCATCAAGAACATGGGCGTGGCGGTGGAACGCGACGAAAGCCGCGTGCGCATCGACGCGAAGGACCTGCACTTCCCGGAGGCGCCGTACGAGCTGGTGAAGACGATGCGCGCTTCGGTGCTCGCGCTGGGCCCGCTGCTTGCGCGCTTCGGCGAGGCCACCGTGTCGCTGCCGGGCGGCTGCGCCATCGGCTCGCGCCCGGTCGACCAGCACATCAAGGGCCTGCAGCAGATGGGCGCCGACATCGTGGTCGAGCACGGCTACATGATCGCCAAGCTGCCCAAGGGCCGCGACCGCCTGAGGGGCGCGAGCATCCGCACCGACATGATCACCGTGACGGGCACCGAGAACTTCATGATGGCCGCGGCGCTGGCCGAAGGCGAGACCGTGCTGGAGAACCCGGCGCAGGAGCCCGAGATCACCGACCTGGGCGAGATGCTCAACGCCATGGGCGCGAAGGTGAAGGGCCACGGCACGCCGCGCATCACGATCGAAGGCGTCGCCAGGCTGCATGGCTGCACGCACAGCGTCGTGCCGGACCGCATCGAGACCGGCACCTTCCTGTGCGCGGTGGCGGCCACGGGCGGTGACGTGCTGCTGCGCGGCGGGCGCGCCGACCACCTCGAGGCCGTGATCGACAAGCTGCGCGACGCCGGCGCGACGGTCGAAGCCGTTCCCGAAGGCATCCGCGTGCGCTCGAAGGGGCGGCTGCAGGCGCAAAGCTTCCGCACGACGGAATACCCGGGTTTCCCGACGGACATGCAAGCGCAGTTCATGGCGCTCAACGCGATCGCCGAAGGCTCGTCGAAGACCACGGAAACGATCTTCGAGAACCGCTTCATGCACGTGAACGAGCTGGTGCGGCTGGGCGCGCGTATCCAGGTCGACGGCAAGTTCGCCATCGTCGAGGGGGTGGAGCGCCTCTCCGGCGCGACCGTGATGGCCACCGACCTGCGCGCCTCCGCGTCGCTGGTGATCGCCGGCCTCGTCGCCGAAGGCGAGACGCTGGTCGACCGCATCTACCACCTGGACCGCGGCTACGACCAGATGGAACTCAAACTGCGCGGCATCGGCGCCGACATCGAACGGATCAAGTAA
- a CDS encoding MlaC/ttg2D family ABC transporter substrate-binding protein: MKRRTFNQWGACLAAVAALGLPTFAFAADEAPDAFIKRLSDEVLGQIKGDEKIRAGDVSRIQALVDTKILPNVNFARMTAATVGPAWRQATPEQKSRLQEEFKTLLLRTYAGALAQVNEQTVSVKPMRSAPEDSEVVVRTEIRGRGDPIQLDYRLEKTPGQGAGWKIYNLNVLGVWLVETYRTQFAEVTSSKGVEGLIAALAERNKQNAAKKG, encoded by the coding sequence ATGAAAAGACGCACTTTCAACCAGTGGGGTGCCTGCCTCGCCGCCGTGGCCGCGCTCGGCCTGCCGACGTTCGCGTTCGCTGCGGACGAGGCACCCGATGCCTTCATCAAGCGCCTGTCCGACGAGGTGCTGGGCCAGATCAAGGGCGACGAGAAGATCCGCGCGGGCGATGTCTCCCGCATCCAGGCCCTGGTCGACACGAAAATCCTGCCCAACGTCAACTTCGCGCGCATGACGGCGGCCACCGTGGGCCCGGCATGGCGCCAGGCCACGCCCGAGCAGAAGTCCCGCCTGCAGGAGGAATTCAAGACCCTCCTGCTGCGCACGTATGCCGGCGCGCTGGCGCAGGTCAACGAGCAGACGGTCAGCGTCAAGCCGATGCGCAGCGCGCCGGAGGACAGCGAGGTCGTCGTGCGCACCGAAATCCGCGGCCGCGGCGACCCGATCCAGCTCGACTACCGGCTGGAGAAAACGCCGGGCCAGGGCGCGGGCTGGAAGATCTACAACCTCAACGTGCTGGGCGTGTGGCTGGTGGAAACCTACCGCACCCAGTTCGCCGAGGTCACCAGCAGCAAGGGCGTGGAAGGCCTGATCGCCGCGCTCGCCGAGCGCAACAAGCAGAACGCGGCGAAGAAGGGCTGA
- the hisG gene encoding ATP phosphoribosyltransferase, with translation MLTLALSKGRIFDETLPLLKAAGIEVLDDPEKSRKLILATSRPDVRVVIVRASDVPTYVQYGGADLGVTGLDTLIEHNASWGSGTGLYQPLDLQIAKCRVSVAVRSDFDYASAVKQGSRLKVATKYVNIAREFFAAKGVHVDLIKLYGSMELAPLTGLADAIVDLVSTGGTLKANNLVEVERIMDISSRLVVNQAALKLKQEAMRRVIDAVGAAIGKQA, from the coding sequence GTGCTCACGCTCGCGCTTTCGAAAGGCCGCATCTTCGACGAGACCCTGCCCCTGCTCAAGGCGGCCGGGATCGAGGTGCTGGACGACCCCGAGAAATCGCGCAAACTGATCCTGGCGACCTCGCGCCCCGACGTGCGGGTGGTGATCGTGCGCGCCAGCGACGTGCCGACCTACGTCCAGTACGGTGGCGCCGACCTGGGCGTGACGGGGCTGGACACGCTGATCGAGCACAACGCCTCCTGGGGCAGCGGCACCGGCCTGTACCAGCCGCTGGACCTGCAGATCGCCAAGTGCCGCGTGAGCGTGGCCGTGCGCTCCGATTTCGACTACGCCAGCGCGGTCAAGCAGGGCTCGCGCCTGAAGGTCGCGACCAAGTACGTGAACATCGCGCGCGAGTTCTTCGCCGCCAAGGGCGTGCACGTGGACCTGATCAAGCTGTACGGCAGCATGGAACTGGCGCCCCTGACGGGCCTGGCCGACGCCATCGTCGACCTCGTGTCCACCGGCGGCACGCTCAAGGCCAACAACTTGGTCGAGGTCGAGCGCATCATGGACATCAGCTCGCGGCTGGTCGTGAACCAGGCGGCGCTGAAGCTGAAGCAGGAAGCGATGCGGCGCGTCATCGACGCGGTGGGCGCCGCCATCGGGAAACAGGCATGA
- a CDS encoding glutamate synthase subunit beta, giving the protein MGKITGFMEFERLEEGYRPVPERVKHYKEFVLALSDEQAKVQGARCMDCGTPFCNSGCPVNNIIPDFNDLVYRQDWFNAFQVLDSTNNFPEFTGRICPAPCEAACTLNINDDAVGIKSIEHAIADRAWEQGWAKPRAPKAKTGKKVAVVGSGPAGMAAAQQLARAGHDVTLFEKNDRIGGLLRYGIPDFKMEKHLIDRRVEQMKGEGVTFRPGVMVGKLPEGSKVTNLAKEQVDPKQMLKDFDAVLLTGGAEQSRDLPVPGRDLDGVHFAMEFLPQQNRVNAGDKVKGQIRADGKHVIVIGGGDTGSDCVGTSNRHGAKSVTQFELMPMPPEQENKELTWPYWPYKLRSSSSHEEGCEREFAIATKEFIGDKGKVTGLKTVHVEFKDGKFNEIPGTEKEYKADLVLLAMGFISPVQTILEGFGIDKDARGNAKATTDFTGGYATSAPKVFAAGDMRRGQSLVVWAIREGRQAARAVDEFLQGASDLPR; this is encoded by the coding sequence ATGGGCAAGATCACGGGCTTCATGGAATTCGAACGCCTCGAGGAGGGCTACCGGCCCGTCCCCGAGCGCGTGAAGCATTACAAGGAATTCGTCCTGGCGCTGAGCGACGAGCAGGCCAAGGTGCAGGGCGCGCGCTGCATGGACTGCGGCACGCCTTTCTGCAACTCGGGCTGCCCGGTCAACAACATCATCCCGGACTTCAACGACCTCGTGTACCGCCAGGACTGGTTCAACGCCTTCCAGGTGCTCGACTCGACGAACAACTTCCCGGAGTTCACCGGCCGCATCTGCCCCGCGCCTTGCGAGGCGGCGTGCACGCTGAACATCAACGACGACGCGGTGGGCATCAAGTCCATCGAGCATGCGATCGCCGACCGCGCGTGGGAGCAGGGCTGGGCCAAGCCGCGCGCGCCCAAGGCCAAGACGGGCAAGAAGGTCGCCGTGGTCGGCTCCGGCCCCGCCGGCATGGCCGCGGCGCAGCAGCTCGCGCGCGCCGGCCACGACGTGACGCTCTTCGAGAAGAACGACCGCATCGGCGGCCTGCTGCGCTACGGCATCCCCGACTTCAAGATGGAGAAGCACCTGATCGACCGCCGCGTCGAGCAGATGAAGGGCGAGGGCGTCACCTTCCGCCCCGGCGTGATGGTCGGCAAGCTGCCCGAAGGCTCCAAGGTCACCAACCTTGCCAAGGAGCAGGTCGACCCGAAGCAGATGCTCAAGGACTTCGACGCCGTGCTGCTCACGGGCGGCGCCGAGCAGTCGCGCGACCTGCCGGTGCCCGGCCGCGACCTCGACGGCGTGCATTTCGCGATGGAGTTCCTGCCGCAGCAGAATCGCGTGAACGCGGGCGACAAGGTCAAGGGCCAGATCCGAGCCGACGGCAAGCACGTCATCGTGATCGGCGGTGGCGACACCGGCAGCGACTGCGTGGGCACCAGCAACCGCCATGGCGCGAAGAGCGTGACGCAGTTCGAGCTGATGCCCATGCCGCCGGAGCAGGAGAACAAGGAGCTCACCTGGCCGTACTGGCCGTACAAGCTGCGTTCCTCCTCCTCGCACGAGGAAGGCTGCGAGCGCGAGTTCGCCATCGCCACCAAGGAATTCATCGGCGACAAGGGCAAGGTCACGGGCCTGAAGACCGTGCACGTGGAATTCAAGGACGGGAAGTTCAACGAGATCCCCGGCACCGAGAAGGAATACAAGGCCGACCTCGTGCTGCTTGCCATGGGCTTCATCAGCCCCGTGCAGACCATCCTCGAAGGCTTCGGCATCGACAAGGACGCCCGCGGCAACGCCAAGGCGACCACCGACTTCACCGGCGGCTACGCGACCAGCGCGCCCAAGGTGTTCGCGGCAGGCGACATGCGCCGGGGCCAGTCGCTGGTGGTGTGGGCGATCCGCGAAGGCCGGCAGGCGGCCCGGGCGGTCGACGAGTTCCTGCAAGGGGCTAGCGACCTTCCGCGCTAA
- a CDS encoding MlaA family lipoprotein, translated as MNDDRASAFRILRLAAAGVVFALLTGCASMMGPNPRDPLEPFNRKMAEFNEHVDSIVLKPVATAYRNGVPPAGRTAVSNFFGNLQDAWSAVNSVLQLRLQDAGESWARFQINSTVGFFGIYDAASLLNIDKHKEDFGQTLGRWGVPAGPFIVLPVLGPSTLRDAAVFPIELYGDLVWHMPRGDERSLLSGLRAVDRRANLLRASDVLDQASLDKYSFTREAYLQRRRADVMDFRNSNGGGALGSKLGIGIGKDSDPKDGKDNDGAEPPEPDAAPAKPAGQPAPAPAR; from the coding sequence ATGAACGACGACAGAGCAAGTGCCTTTCGCATCCTGCGCCTGGCGGCAGCCGGCGTGGTGTTCGCGCTGCTGACCGGCTGCGCGAGCATGATGGGACCCAACCCGCGCGATCCGCTCGAGCCTTTCAACCGCAAGATGGCCGAGTTCAACGAGCACGTCGACTCGATCGTGCTCAAGCCGGTGGCCACGGCGTACCGCAACGGCGTGCCGCCCGCGGGCCGCACCGCGGTGTCGAACTTCTTCGGCAACCTGCAGGACGCCTGGTCGGCCGTGAACAGCGTGCTGCAGCTGCGGCTGCAGGACGCGGGCGAGAGCTGGGCGCGCTTCCAGATCAATTCCACGGTCGGCTTCTTCGGCATCTACGACGCCGCGAGCCTGCTGAACATCGACAAGCACAAGGAAGACTTCGGCCAGACGCTGGGGCGCTGGGGCGTGCCTGCGGGGCCGTTCATCGTGTTGCCCGTGCTCGGGCCGTCCACCTTGCGCGACGCCGCCGTGTTCCCCATCGAGCTGTACGGCGACCTGGTGTGGCACATGCCGCGCGGCGACGAGCGCAGCCTGCTGTCGGGGCTGCGCGCGGTGGACCGTCGCGCCAACCTGCTGCGGGCCAGCGACGTGCTGGACCAGGCGTCGCTCGACAAGTACAGCTTCACGCGCGAGGCCTACCTGCAGCGCCGCCGCGCCGACGTGATGGATTTCAGGAACAGCAACGGCGGTGGGGCTCTCGGCAGCAAGCTGGGCATCGGCATCGGGAAAGACTCGGACCCGAAGGACGGCAAGGACAACGATGGTGCCGAGCCGCCCGAGCCCGACGCCGCCCCCGCCAAGCCGGCCGGACAACCGGCGCCGGCCCCCGCGCGTTGA
- the hisD gene encoding histidinol dehydrogenase — MSPTARPLRLATTDAGFEQRFAERLHWSAETDAGVEQAVEKIIADVRARGDAAVLEYTNRFDKLGATSMGALELGQGQLKAAFDGLPAAQRDALEAAARRIRSYHEAQKKAGGESWSYRDEDGTLLGQKVTPLDRVGTYVPGGKAAYPSSLLMNVIPAHVAGVSEIIMVVPHPGAQNALLLAAGYVGGVHRAFTIGGAQAVAALAYGTATVPRVDKITGPGNAYVASAKRRVFGQVGIDMIAGPSEILVLADGTTPPDWVAMDLFSQAEHDELAQSILLCPDAAYIDRVQAEIDRLLPELPRKDIIAKSMNGRGALIHTRTMEEACAISNRIAPEHLEIASRKPEYWEPLLKHAGAIFLGAFTSESLGDYCAGPNHVLPTSSTARFSSPLGVYDFQKRSSLIEVSEAGAQKLGAIAAELAYGEGLQAHARAAEMRMKKR, encoded by the coding sequence ATGAGCCCGACCGCCCGGCCGCTGCGACTCGCGACGACCGACGCCGGTTTCGAGCAGCGCTTCGCCGAGCGCCTGCACTGGTCCGCCGAGACGGACGCGGGCGTCGAGCAGGCGGTCGAGAAGATCATTGCGGACGTGCGCGCCCGCGGCGACGCGGCGGTCCTGGAATACACCAACCGGTTCGACAAGCTCGGCGCGACGTCGATGGGCGCGCTGGAGCTCGGCCAGGGGCAGCTCAAGGCGGCGTTCGACGGCTTGCCCGCCGCGCAGCGCGACGCACTCGAAGCGGCTGCCCGGAGGATTCGCAGCTACCACGAGGCGCAGAAGAAGGCTGGTGGCGAAAGCTGGTCCTACCGCGACGAGGACGGCACGCTGCTGGGGCAGAAGGTCACGCCGCTCGATCGCGTCGGCACCTATGTGCCGGGCGGCAAGGCCGCGTATCCGTCCAGCCTGCTCATGAACGTGATCCCGGCGCACGTCGCCGGCGTGTCCGAGATCATCATGGTCGTGCCGCACCCCGGTGCGCAGAATGCGCTGCTGCTGGCCGCAGGGTATGTGGGCGGCGTGCACCGCGCCTTCACCATCGGCGGCGCGCAGGCCGTCGCCGCATTGGCATACGGGACGGCCACGGTTCCGCGTGTCGACAAGATCACCGGGCCCGGCAACGCCTACGTCGCCAGCGCCAAGCGCCGCGTCTTCGGCCAGGTCGGCATCGACATGATCGCGGGCCCGAGCGAGATTCTCGTGCTCGCCGACGGCACCACGCCGCCCGACTGGGTGGCGATGGACCTCTTTTCGCAGGCCGAGCACGACGAGCTCGCGCAGTCCATCCTGCTGTGCCCGGACGCCGCCTACATCGACCGCGTGCAGGCCGAGATCGACCGCCTGCTGCCCGAGCTGCCGCGCAAGGACATCATCGCCAAGTCGATGAACGGCCGCGGTGCGCTGATCCACACGCGCACGATGGAAGAGGCCTGTGCGATCAGCAACCGCATCGCGCCGGAGCACCTCGAGATCGCCAGCCGCAAGCCCGAGTACTGGGAGCCGCTGCTCAAGCACGCCGGTGCGATCTTCCTCGGCGCCTTCACCAGCGAGTCGCTGGGCGACTACTGTGCGGGCCCCAACCACGTGCTGCCCACAAGCAGCACGGCGCGCTTCTCCAGCCCGCTGGGCGTGTACGACTTCCAGAAGCGCAGCAGCCTGATCGAGGTGAGCGAGGCGGGTGCGCAGAAACTCGGCGCCATCGCAGCGGAGCTCGCCTACGGCGAGGGGCTGCAGGCGCATGCGCGCGCTGCCGAAATGAGGATGAAGAAACGATGA
- the mlaE gene encoding lipid asymmetry maintenance ABC transporter permease subunit MlaE, which produces MIRWLNPSNVGYATRGKLADIGYGARLFARLVASFGVAMRRFGLVRDQVHFLGNYSLAIIAVSGLFVGFVLALQGYYTLQRYGSAEALGLLVALSLVRELGPVVSALLFAGRAGTSLTAEIGLMKAGEQLSAMEMMAVNPVQRILAPRFWGGVIAMPMLAAVFSAVGIIGGWMVGVLLIGVDAGAFWGQMQGGVDVWKDVGNGVVKSLVFGFTVTFVALLQGFEAQPTPEGVSRATTRTVVVASLAVLGLDFVLTAMMFSI; this is translated from the coding sequence ATGATCCGCTGGCTCAATCCCTCGAACGTCGGCTATGCCACGCGCGGCAAGCTGGCCGACATCGGCTACGGCGCGCGATTGTTCGCGCGCCTCGTCGCGTCCTTCGGCGTCGCGATGCGCCGCTTCGGCCTCGTGCGCGACCAGGTGCACTTCCTGGGCAACTACTCGCTGGCGATCATCGCCGTGTCGGGGCTGTTCGTCGGCTTCGTGCTCGCGCTGCAGGGCTACTACACGCTGCAGCGCTACGGCTCGGCCGAAGCGCTGGGGCTGCTCGTGGCGCTGAGCCTGGTGCGCGAGCTCGGGCCGGTCGTCAGCGCGCTCCTGTTCGCAGGGCGCGCCGGCACGTCGCTCACCGCCGAGATCGGCTTGATGAAAGCGGGCGAGCAGCTCTCGGCCATGGAAATGATGGCCGTCAACCCCGTGCAGCGCATCCTCGCGCCGCGGTTCTGGGGCGGAGTGATCGCCATGCCCATGCTCGCCGCGGTCTTCAGCGCGGTCGGCATCATCGGCGGCTGGATGGTCGGCGTGCTGCTGATCGGCGTGGACGCCGGCGCCTTCTGGGGCCAGATGCAAGGCGGCGTCGATGTGTGGAAGGACGTGGGCAACGGCGTGGTCAAGAGCCTCGTGTTCGGCTTCACGGTGACCTTCGTCGCGCTGCTGCAGGGCTTCGAGGCGCAGCCCACTCCCGAAGGCGTGTCGCGCGCGACGACGCGCACCGTGGTCGTCGCCTCGCTCGCGGTGCTGGGCCTCGACTTCGTGCTCACCGCGATGATGTTCAGTATCTAG
- a CDS encoding ABC transporter permease, which yields MKGWETLFYKEVLRFWKVSFQTVAAPVLTAVLYMLIFGHVLSDHVKVYGSVSYTAFLVPGLVMMSVLQNAFANSSSSLVQSKITGNLVFLMLTPLSHWSWFVAYVGASVARGLMVGLGVFVVTAIFGQPGFAQPLWILVFALLGSAMMGALGLIAGLWAEKFDQMAAFQNFIIMPMTFLSGVFYSIHSLPDFWQRVSHLNPFFYMIDGFRYGFFGVSDVSPWLSFAVVAAALLVVGGVAVNLLRTGYKIRA from the coding sequence ATGAAAGGGTGGGAGACGCTCTTCTACAAGGAGGTGCTGCGCTTCTGGAAGGTGAGCTTCCAGACCGTGGCGGCGCCCGTGCTCACCGCCGTCCTGTACATGCTGATCTTCGGCCACGTGCTGTCGGACCATGTGAAGGTCTACGGCAGCGTGAGCTACACCGCGTTCCTGGTGCCCGGCCTCGTGATGATGAGCGTGCTGCAAAACGCCTTCGCCAACAGCTCCTCGTCGCTGGTGCAAAGCAAGATCACGGGCAACCTCGTGTTCCTGATGCTCACGCCGCTGTCGCACTGGAGCTGGTTCGTCGCCTACGTCGGCGCTTCCGTGGCGCGCGGCCTGATGGTCGGCCTCGGGGTGTTCGTCGTCACGGCGATCTTCGGCCAGCCCGGCTTCGCCCAGCCGCTGTGGATCCTGGTGTTCGCGTTGCTCGGCTCGGCCATGATGGGCGCGCTGGGCCTGATCGCGGGCCTGTGGGCCGAGAAGTTCGACCAGATGGCGGCCTTCCAGAACTTCATCATCATGCCGATGACGTTCCTGTCGGGCGTGTTCTATTCGATCCACTCGCTGCCGGACTTCTGGCAGCGCGTGAGCCACCTCAACCCGTTCTTCTACATGATCGACGGCTTCCGCTACGGCTTCTTCGGCGTCAGCGACGTCTCGCCCTGGCTGAGCTTCGCGGTCGTCGCGGCCGCCCTGCTGGTGGTGGGCGGCGTTGCCGTGAATCTGCTGCGCACAGGCTACAAAATCCGGGCATGA
- a CDS encoding STAS domain-containing protein, translating to MLVLPAELTHDQATACCRMLAEALRRQPETAVVADAAALERFDSSALAVLLECRREALAIGKTFSVARMPQRLRELATVYGVAQLLPAAP from the coding sequence ATGCTCGTCCTGCCCGCCGAACTGACGCACGACCAGGCGACGGCCTGCTGCCGCATGCTGGCCGAGGCGCTGCGGCGCCAGCCGGAGACGGCGGTCGTCGCCGATGCGGCGGCGCTGGAGCGCTTCGATTCGTCGGCGCTGGCGGTGCTGCTGGAGTGCCGGCGCGAGGCGCTGGCCATCGGCAAGACCTTTTCGGTTGCGCGCATGCCGCAGCGCCTGCGCGAACTGGCCACCGTCTACGGCGTGGCCCAGCTCCTGCCCGCGGCGCCTTGA
- a CDS encoding ABC transporter ATP-binding protein — translation MPAISFQSVTKTFPSRGGGTFKALDDVSFDIEEGEFFGLLGPNGAGKTTLISILAGLARATGGRVTVHGHDVVTEYAQTRRQLGVVPQELVFDPFFSVRETLKIQSGYFGVKGNDAWIDELLASLGLADKANANMRQLSGGMKRRVLVAQALVHKPPVIVLDEPTAGVDVELRQTLWHFIARLNKEGHTVLLTTHYLEEAEALCNRIAMLKAGRVVALARTSELLKAASSNVLRFKMDGALPEGFAAKARVTGRIVQLPAHDAHEIEQYLAAIRQAGLRVEDVEIRKADLEDVFLDVMSEKAAA, via the coding sequence ATGCCCGCGATCTCCTTCCAGTCGGTCACCAAGACCTTTCCCTCGCGCGGCGGCGGCACCTTCAAGGCGCTGGACGACGTCTCCTTCGACATCGAGGAGGGCGAGTTCTTCGGCCTGCTGGGCCCCAACGGCGCCGGCAAGACCACCTTGATTAGCATCCTCGCCGGGCTCGCCCGCGCCACCGGCGGCCGCGTGACCGTGCACGGCCACGACGTGGTCACGGAGTACGCGCAGACGCGCCGCCAGCTGGGCGTCGTGCCGCAGGAGCTCGTCTTCGACCCCTTCTTCTCGGTGCGCGAGACGCTGAAGATCCAGTCCGGCTACTTCGGCGTGAAGGGCAACGACGCCTGGATCGACGAACTGCTCGCCAGCCTGGGGCTGGCCGACAAGGCCAACGCCAACATGCGCCAGCTCTCCGGCGGCATGAAGCGGCGCGTGCTGGTGGCGCAGGCGCTGGTGCACAAGCCGCCGGTGATCGTGCTGGACGAGCCGACGGCGGGCGTGGACGTGGAACTGCGGCAGACCCTGTGGCACTTCATCGCGCGCCTGAACAAGGAAGGCCACACGGTCCTGCTCACCACGCACTACCTCGAGGAGGCCGAGGCGCTGTGCAACCGCATCGCCATGCTCAAGGCGGGCCGCGTGGTGGCGTTGGCGCGCACCAGCGAATTGCTCAAGGCGGCATCGAGCAACGTGCTGCGCTTCAAGATGGACGGGGCGCTACCGGAAGGGTTCGCCGCCAAGGCGCGCGTGACGGGGCGCATCGTGCAGCTGCCGGCGCACGACGCGCACGAGATCGAGCAGTACCTCGCGGCGATCCGCCAGGCCGGGCTGCGCGTGGAGGACGTCGAGATCCGCAAGGCCGACCTCGAGGACGTCTTCCTCGACGTGATGTCGGAGAAGGCGGCGGCATGA